The following coding sequences are from one Luteolibacter arcticus window:
- a CDS encoding DUF2321 domain-containing protein, with product MTALTITTCPHCGAEAEAFHHTRWDSLESHSGAGPEFCPGCGKPLDPERAAWKDAASSGELFEETRHLLGAIATGSVTVVILCFTASFLARGNELHGLIALVLLAGFAIILAWRRAARPEKETPLVAFELLPHTGSTSAPPLWDTTIKEGIRANVPQRREKQHSADASAPSPPQDKTFSPDEIARRIAVAWLEPEVDHPIRRQVRVLSERTTQWPAMRPAEADRRLGTPAAIGSDGTRAYVTVRRDGRGILSLLQRNGIERVLRLEVKWRTRRA from the coding sequence ATGACTGCGCTGACAATCACGACTTGCCCGCACTGCGGCGCGGAGGCGGAGGCCTTTCACCATACCCGGTGGGACAGCCTGGAATCGCACAGCGGTGCCGGTCCGGAGTTTTGCCCGGGGTGCGGCAAGCCGCTCGATCCAGAGCGCGCCGCTTGGAAAGACGCCGCAAGCTCGGGCGAACTATTCGAGGAAACCCGGCATTTGCTCGGTGCCATCGCGACGGGCTCGGTCACGGTGGTGATCCTGTGCTTCACCGCCAGCTTTCTCGCCCGTGGCAATGAACTCCATGGGCTGATCGCGCTGGTCCTGCTGGCGGGTTTTGCGATCATCCTCGCCTGGCGCCGCGCGGCGCGACCGGAAAAGGAGACGCCGTTGGTGGCGTTCGAACTCCTGCCCCATACGGGATCCACTTCCGCCCCACCCTTGTGGGACACTACCATCAAGGAAGGAATCCGTGCAAACGTACCCCAGCGACGCGAAAAGCAGCACTCTGCCGACGCCTCCGCTCCCTCCCCGCCTCAGGACAAAACCTTCTCCCCGGATGAGATCGCGCGACGCATCGCCGTCGCTTGGCTGGAGCCTGAAGTGGATCACCCGATTCGCCGCCAAGTCCGCGTGCTTTCCGAACGGACCACCCAATGGCCCGCCATGCGCCCGGCCGAAGCCGACCGACGGCTCGGAACGCCGGCAGCCATCGGCAGCGACGGCACCCGCGCGTATGTGACCGTCCGTCGCGACGGCCGCGGCATACTCAGCCTGCTTCAGCGCAATGGCATCGAGCGCGTGCTGCGACTCGAAGTGAAATGGCGCACGCGGCGCGCCTGA
- a CDS encoding alpha-2-macroglobulin family protein has product MKSIRTLFRAAGICFLTLTMAMAGPRDADWKKVEEAREKDQPKTVIELLTAIEKAAFADGSWAEGTRALASRIAQEAAIEQQAGPIKKLEAAIETAPEQARPVLRALVARWMAGYYQANQWRFMHRSSTGEPVGDDIETWDLARILTEVDARLQRSLADGEALKKIPVAEFAELLETGSLGDDLRPTMYDFVAHVALDFYSAEEVAVSRPKDSFEIAAESAVFGTVDEFLAWKPETADAASPKLRALKIFQELLSFHRADADRGALLLADLERLRWGGIAATIEGREARFEAALRRFIADNAASPVSAWARVSLAELLGEKKTKEAHEVLKAGATAFPGHAFGKLCANGVQQLEQREISLQTETHWTPAGEEVRVTHKNLRQVWFRLHAVTFTPGKSTLEEDPLPLMGNAEPVRAWDSALPDDGDFRQRTTWVNAPVDLPPGYYVLTASAKADFSKEDNTVAMVGVHVTPLAMTVRNSRSGGIEGTVTDAVGGAPLAGVDVGVWIERDALPVTRKLSAKTDADGRFEITGVSGNRYLAVAERGKERAIVRAWAGGRADRKVEVRRQAVFFTDRAIYRPGQTIHFKGIWCEADVEGGKYRTLANQNGTVVLRDPNRKEAGRVAVTSNERGSFSGTFTAPEGSVLGVCSIQLEGVPGAGRVRVEEYKRPKFFTEIDPPAEPAVLGKIVRVKVRGESYTGAPVDGAKVSWRVTRMTRLPIWSRWCWWCPPMSENSEEIAHGVAESAADGSIMIEFTARPDTTIREDVEPVFDFQVTADVTDSAGETRSATRMVSVAYTALKAELAADDWLEAGKEIELRVKTMSHDGEGRAAKGVIKIHRLKEPATCPRPDGAGMPWRGPVEETDPTRPSPDPDKWEPGEVVAELPVETDKEGKGTVKRALDAGAYRLIFETKDANGRAVKGILGIQVVAPDAADFPTMMPFYTGFVSESVEPGKEVVLLWGSGHEKARACVEWRMAGKILKRESSAEGRTQQVFRFPIEEKHRGGISVSVTQITMNRLHQIDHLVNVPWANKELKLRWEHLVSKLEPGAKETWTAVIEGAGGDAVAAELVATLYDASLDAFAPHAFHGLAGLLRREWPNPPYWQFSSVQRRFEDQWGFPVPDYFDLGEPFRRFRDELEIFGGNRLYLGRGVGSGFGGGGGVAKFSRMAEAPASLAAAPMAAEMAGDGMRSRDGAVAGNAIDAIQDKSDRDQPPAVDVGQVAARANLQETAFFYPDLVSGDDGKVRMTFTMPEALTKWRFFGLAHDKEMRSGLLEGETVTAKDLMVQPNPPRFLREGDELWFTVKITNTSDKEQAGTARLTLADAGTDADKTAALGVTAPDQPFTVPAKESRSLKWKLAVPDGAGFLRYKAVATSGALSDGEEGWLPVIPRRILVTESLSLPIRNAGTKAFDFEKLAKSGGSPTLENRFVHVQVASQPAWYAVMALPYLMEFPHECSEQTFNRYYANALARHIAGSDPKIRKVFDRWKAGGAALDSPLEKNADLKGILLDETPWLREAKDESAARRRVGLLFDDNHMDRELEKALAKLNGMQLGNGLWPWFPGGRGDEYITRYVVSGFARLRALGVATDITPALKALTVLDADITDRYERLVEHKLLGNENLDPEIAFHLYLRTFFLKDKALKAGDKVAFDYFAGQARKHWTKLGSRMSRAHVALALHRLGDKEVPALITRSLKEHATVNEEQGMYWKDRDGDGWWWWQAPVETQAMMIEAFRDIDADTKAVEDCQVWLLKQKQVSDWKTTKATSDAVYALLRGGKNWLASDAVLKISLGGTEVKPESVEAGTGFYESRFAGEAVKPELGKIELKKEDEGVSWASVHWQYLEDMAKVTSHGQSSMTLEKSLFLRKNTDKGPVLEPLNGPVKVGDELVTRVILKNDRAMEYIHLKDLRGSGTEPVNVLSGYRWQDGFGYYEVTRDTASHFFIDRLPPGTHVFETSVRVQHAGKYQTGIAEIRCMYAPEFNAHSGSVEMTVE; this is encoded by the coding sequence ATGAAATCCATTCGAACGCTATTCCGGGCTGCGGGAATCTGCTTCCTTACCCTGACCATGGCCATGGCCGGACCACGCGATGCCGATTGGAAGAAAGTCGAGGAGGCTCGCGAGAAGGATCAGCCGAAGACGGTGATCGAGCTGCTGACGGCGATTGAGAAGGCTGCGTTTGCCGACGGGTCGTGGGCGGAAGGCACCCGCGCCCTGGCCTCGCGGATCGCGCAGGAGGCGGCGATCGAGCAGCAGGCGGGGCCGATCAAGAAGCTCGAAGCCGCCATCGAGACGGCTCCGGAGCAGGCCCGCCCGGTGTTGCGGGCTCTCGTGGCGCGCTGGATGGCCGGCTACTATCAGGCGAACCAATGGCGTTTCATGCACCGCAGTTCGACCGGCGAGCCGGTGGGCGATGATATCGAAACGTGGGACCTCGCGCGGATTTTGACTGAGGTCGATGCGCGACTGCAACGGTCGCTGGCGGATGGTGAGGCTCTGAAGAAAATTCCGGTCGCGGAGTTCGCGGAACTGCTGGAGACGGGATCGCTTGGCGATGATTTGCGGCCGACGATGTATGACTTCGTCGCGCATGTGGCGCTCGACTTCTACTCGGCGGAGGAAGTGGCGGTATCGCGGCCGAAGGACAGCTTCGAGATCGCGGCGGAGTCGGCGGTGTTCGGGACGGTGGATGAGTTCCTCGCGTGGAAGCCGGAGACCGCGGACGCGGCGTCGCCGAAGCTGCGGGCGCTGAAGATTTTTCAGGAGCTGCTCAGCTTCCATCGGGCGGACGCGGACCGCGGGGCGCTCCTGCTGGCGGATCTGGAGCGGCTGCGTTGGGGCGGGATCGCGGCCACGATCGAGGGCCGGGAAGCGCGCTTTGAAGCAGCGCTGCGGCGCTTCATCGCGGACAACGCGGCGAGTCCGGTGAGCGCTTGGGCGCGGGTGTCGCTGGCGGAGCTGTTAGGCGAGAAGAAGACGAAGGAAGCGCATGAAGTTCTCAAAGCGGGGGCGACGGCTTTCCCGGGCCATGCTTTCGGCAAGCTGTGCGCAAATGGGGTGCAGCAACTTGAGCAGCGCGAGATTTCATTGCAGACCGAGACTCACTGGACTCCTGCTGGCGAGGAGGTCCGGGTGACGCATAAGAATCTGAGGCAGGTCTGGTTCCGCCTGCATGCGGTGACCTTCACGCCGGGGAAATCGACCTTGGAGGAAGACCCGCTGCCGCTGATGGGCAATGCGGAACCGGTCCGTGCATGGGACAGCGCGCTGCCGGATGACGGCGATTTCCGCCAGCGCACGACGTGGGTGAACGCGCCTGTCGATCTGCCGCCCGGCTACTACGTGCTCACCGCCAGCGCGAAGGCGGACTTCTCGAAAGAGGACAATACAGTGGCAATGGTCGGTGTGCACGTGACGCCGCTGGCGATGACCGTGCGGAACTCGCGTTCCGGTGGGATTGAAGGCACCGTGACTGACGCGGTCGGCGGCGCCCCTCTGGCTGGGGTGGACGTGGGCGTGTGGATCGAGCGCGATGCCTTGCCCGTGACCCGCAAGCTGTCGGCGAAGACCGATGCGGACGGCCGTTTCGAGATCACGGGCGTTTCCGGCAATCGCTACCTCGCCGTTGCTGAACGAGGGAAAGAGCGCGCCATCGTCCGGGCATGGGCGGGGGGGCGCGCCGACCGGAAAGTGGAAGTGCGGCGACAGGCGGTCTTCTTCACCGACCGCGCGATCTACCGGCCGGGGCAGACGATCCACTTCAAGGGGATCTGGTGCGAGGCGGACGTCGAAGGCGGGAAATACCGGACGCTGGCGAATCAGAATGGCACGGTGGTGCTGCGCGATCCCAATCGCAAGGAAGCCGGCAGGGTTGCCGTGACGAGCAATGAGCGCGGCTCGTTCAGCGGGACCTTCACCGCCCCGGAAGGAAGCGTGCTCGGGGTCTGCTCGATCCAGTTGGAAGGCGTGCCCGGTGCCGGTCGGGTGCGCGTGGAGGAATACAAGCGGCCGAAGTTTTTCACGGAGATCGATCCGCCCGCGGAACCCGCGGTGCTCGGGAAGATCGTGCGCGTCAAAGTACGAGGGGAATCGTACACCGGTGCGCCGGTCGATGGCGCGAAAGTCTCATGGCGCGTCACGCGCATGACCCGCTTGCCGATCTGGTCGCGCTGGTGCTGGTGGTGCCCACCGATGTCGGAGAACTCCGAGGAGATCGCCCATGGCGTCGCGGAGTCCGCGGCGGATGGATCGATCATGATCGAATTCACCGCCCGGCCCGACACGACCATCCGCGAGGATGTGGAGCCGGTTTTCGACTTCCAAGTCACCGCGGATGTGACCGATTCCGCGGGTGAGACGCGCTCCGCAACGCGGATGGTGTCGGTCGCTTATACCGCGCTCAAGGCGGAGCTTGCGGCCGATGACTGGCTCGAAGCCGGCAAGGAGATCGAGCTGCGGGTGAAGACGATGTCGCATGATGGCGAAGGCCGTGCGGCGAAGGGCGTGATCAAGATTCACCGGCTGAAGGAGCCAGCGACCTGTCCCCGGCCGGACGGAGCAGGGATGCCTTGGCGCGGGCCGGTGGAAGAAACCGATCCCACTCGCCCGTCGCCGGATCCGGACAAGTGGGAGCCGGGCGAAGTGGTGGCCGAGTTGCCGGTCGAGACTGACAAGGAGGGCAAGGGTACCGTGAAGCGTGCGCTCGATGCGGGAGCTTACCGGCTGATCTTCGAGACCAAGGATGCAAACGGGCGCGCGGTGAAGGGCATCCTGGGCATTCAGGTGGTCGCGCCGGACGCCGCGGATTTCCCGACGATGATGCCATTCTACACCGGCTTCGTTTCCGAGTCTGTGGAGCCGGGCAAGGAAGTGGTGCTGCTATGGGGCAGCGGTCATGAGAAAGCGCGTGCCTGTGTCGAGTGGAGGATGGCGGGTAAGATTCTCAAGCGCGAGTCGTCGGCCGAGGGCCGGACGCAGCAGGTATTTCGTTTTCCCATCGAGGAGAAGCATCGCGGCGGGATTTCCGTGTCGGTGACGCAGATCACGATGAATCGCCTGCACCAGATCGATCACCTGGTGAATGTCCCGTGGGCGAACAAGGAGCTGAAACTGCGCTGGGAGCATCTGGTTTCAAAGCTGGAGCCTGGTGCCAAGGAAACCTGGACTGCGGTGATCGAGGGCGCGGGCGGTGACGCCGTCGCGGCGGAGTTGGTGGCGACGCTCTACGATGCTTCGCTGGATGCCTTCGCGCCCCATGCCTTCCACGGCTTGGCCGGCCTGCTTCGTCGCGAGTGGCCCAATCCGCCCTACTGGCAATTCAGCAGCGTCCAACGGCGCTTCGAAGATCAGTGGGGTTTTCCGGTGCCGGATTACTTCGACCTCGGCGAACCGTTCCGGCGCTTCCGGGATGAGTTGGAGATCTTTGGCGGTAATCGGCTCTATCTTGGTCGCGGGGTGGGGAGCGGCTTCGGTGGTGGAGGAGGCGTCGCCAAGTTTTCCCGAATGGCCGAGGCTCCCGCTTCCTTGGCGGCTGCCCCCATGGCGGCGGAGATGGCCGGCGATGGGATGCGCTCCAGAGACGGCGCGGTCGCTGGCAACGCCATCGACGCCATTCAGGATAAGTCGGACCGCGATCAGCCCCCGGCGGTGGACGTGGGCCAGGTCGCCGCACGCGCGAACTTGCAGGAGACAGCCTTCTTCTACCCCGATCTCGTCAGTGGCGACGATGGCAAGGTGCGGATGACCTTCACGATGCCGGAGGCCCTGACGAAGTGGCGCTTCTTTGGCTTGGCGCACGACAAGGAGATGCGCAGCGGATTGTTAGAAGGCGAGACGGTCACTGCGAAGGACCTGATGGTGCAGCCGAATCCGCCGCGCTTCCTGCGCGAGGGCGATGAGCTGTGGTTCACGGTGAAGATCACCAACACCAGCGACAAGGAGCAGGCGGGCACCGCACGGCTCACGCTGGCCGATGCCGGGACCGATGCAGACAAGACCGCCGCGCTCGGCGTCACCGCGCCGGACCAGCCATTCACGGTGCCGGCGAAGGAAAGCCGCAGCCTGAAGTGGAAGCTGGCCGTGCCGGATGGTGCCGGGTTCCTGCGCTACAAGGCGGTCGCGACCAGTGGCGCGCTGAGTGATGGCGAGGAAGGCTGGCTGCCGGTCATCCCGCGGCGCATCCTCGTCACGGAATCGCTTTCGCTGCCGATCCGCAATGCGGGCACCAAGGCCTTCGACTTCGAGAAGCTCGCCAAGAGCGGCGGTTCGCCGACGCTGGAGAATCGCTTCGTCCATGTGCAGGTCGCCTCGCAGCCGGCGTGGTATGCGGTGATGGCCTTGCCCTATCTGATGGAGTTCCCGCACGAGTGCTCGGAGCAGACCTTCAACCGCTACTACGCCAACGCGCTCGCCCGGCACATCGCCGGCTCCGATCCGAAGATCCGCAAGGTCTTCGATCGTTGGAAAGCGGGAGGCGCCGCACTCGACAGCCCGCTGGAAAAGAACGCGGACCTCAAGGGTATCTTGTTAGATGAGACGCCGTGGCTGCGCGAGGCGAAGGACGAGTCGGCTGCACGGCGTCGCGTCGGGCTCTTGTTCGATGACAACCACATGGACCGCGAGCTGGAGAAGGCGCTGGCCAAGCTCAACGGAATGCAGCTTGGCAATGGCTTGTGGCCGTGGTTTCCCGGCGGCCGTGGTGATGAATACATCACACGCTATGTGGTGAGTGGTTTTGCCCGGTTGCGTGCGCTCGGGGTTGCGACTGACATCACGCCGGCCTTGAAAGCGCTGACCGTCCTCGATGCCGATATCACCGATCGCTACGAGCGTCTCGTGGAGCACAAGCTGCTGGGCAACGAGAACCTCGATCCGGAGATCGCCTTCCACCTCTACCTGCGGACCTTCTTCCTGAAGGACAAGGCGCTCAAGGCGGGTGACAAGGTGGCCTTCGACTACTTCGCCGGCCAGGCCCGCAAGCATTGGACCAAGCTTGGAAGCCGCATGTCGCGCGCCCACGTGGCGCTGGCACTGCATCGCCTCGGCGACAAGGAGGTGCCTGCCTTGATCACCCGCTCGCTGAAGGAACATGCGACGGTCAACGAGGAGCAGGGGATGTATTGGAAGGACCGCGACGGCGACGGCTGGTGGTGGTGGCAGGCCCCGGTCGAAACGCAGGCGATGATGATCGAGGCCTTCCGCGACATCGATGCCGACACCAAGGCGGTCGAGGATTGCCAGGTCTGGCTGCTCAAGCAGAAGCAGGTTTCCGATTGGAAGACGACCAAGGCCACTTCCGATGCCGTTTACGCGCTGCTGCGGGGCGGCAAGAACTGGCTGGCCTCGGATGCCGTGCTCAAGATTTCACTCGGCGGCACCGAGGTGAAACCGGAGAGCGTCGAGGCCGGCACCGGCTTCTATGAGAGCCGCTTCGCGGGCGAGGCGGTGAAGCCGGAGCTGGGCAAGATCGAGTTGAAGAAGGAGGACGAGGGCGTGAGCTGGGCCAGCGTGCATTGGCAGTATCTCGAGGACATGGCGAAGGTCACGTCGCACGGGCAGAGTTCGATGACGCTCGAGAAGTCGCTGTTCCTCCGCAAGAATACCGACAAGGGCCCGGTGCTCGAACCACTGAATGGCCCCGTGAAGGTCGGCGACGAGCTCGTGACTCGCGTGATCCTGAAGAACGACCGCGCGATGGAGTACATCCACCTCAAGGATCTCCGTGGCAGCGGCACCGAGCCGGTCAATGTGCTGAGCGGCTATCGTTGGCAGGATGGCTTTGGCTACTATGAGGTGACGCGTGATACCGCCAGCCACTTCTTCATCGATCGTTTGCCGCCTGGGACGCATGTCTTTGAGACCAGCGTGCGGGTGCAACATGCGGGCAAGTATCAGACTGGCATCGCCGAGATCCGCTGCATGTATGCGCCGGAATTCAATGCGCATAGCGGGAGCGTGGAGATGACGGTGGAGTGA